One region of Candidatus Cloacimonadota bacterium genomic DNA includes:
- a CDS encoding AI-2E family transporter, translating into MERSKLVKWLMIIINIALVVVAILFYKSIISYIIIGFIFAYLIAPIINYAEKYRIPRYASILIVYLLIGFLLSLLISAIIPMIVDQFTDFQDSFLTQLQEQETINLESIGLGKVSELITKLEKRFPSFEIEDTFNSFINNENAKNLLNKIPSFFAGVFNVLGFMIVVPVIGFFLLKDGRIFMRMIFSKIGNRYFEFFLHLFQKIEESFGRFFRALLLETLLVALLSILGLVILNIPYALILGLIVGLANPIKYFGPFIGAVPTLLVILFGPTPDIFILYSIIMFFIVQQFDSLILFPWLMGKSMDLHPLIVLLTVIAGGYGFGLLGMLLAVPIVFLIKTIVEVSQKSLKEFEII; encoded by the coding sequence ATGGAACGATCAAAATTAGTTAAATGGTTGATGATCATCATTAATATTGCGTTAGTGGTTGTTGCGATTTTGTTTTATAAATCCATCATTTCTTATATTATCATCGGTTTTATTTTTGCTTATTTGATCGCACCCATCATTAATTATGCAGAGAAATATCGGATTCCAAGGTACGCTTCCATCCTGATCGTTTACCTGCTTATCGGATTTTTGCTGTCCCTACTGATCAGTGCGATTATTCCCATGATCGTTGATCAATTCACGGATTTCCAGGATAGTTTTCTAACACAATTACAGGAACAGGAAACCATAAACCTGGAATCGATCGGTTTGGGAAAAGTTTCGGAATTAATCACGAAACTGGAAAAAAGATTTCCTAGTTTTGAGATTGAGGATACTTTCAATTCCTTCATCAATAACGAAAATGCTAAAAATCTTTTGAATAAAATCCCCTCTTTTTTCGCAGGAGTTTTTAATGTTCTTGGATTTATGATCGTCGTACCGGTTATCGGATTTTTCCTTTTGAAAGACGGTAGGATATTTATGCGTATGATCTTCTCAAAAATTGGAAATCGTTATTTTGAATTTTTTCTGCATTTATTTCAGAAGATCGAGGAAAGTTTTGGTCGTTTTTTTCGTGCTCTTTTGCTGGAAACTTTACTGGTTGCTCTCCTCTCAATTTTAGGGCTGGTCATCCTTAATATACCTTATGCTCTGATTTTAGGATTGATTGTTGGACTTGCCAATCCAATAAAATATTTCGGTCCGTTTATTGGAGCAGTTCCGACTCTGTTGGTGATTCTTTTTGGTCCTACACCTGACATTTTTATTTTATATTCTATCATTATGTTTTTTATCGTGCAGCAGTTCGACAGCTTGATCTTGTTCCCCTGGTTGATGGGAAAAAGTATGGATCTGCATCCCTTGATCGTGTTATTAACAGTTATTGCCGGAGGTTACGGATTTGGTTTATTAGGAATGCTACTGGCTGTTCCAATCGTATTCCTGATCAAAACGATCGTGGAAGTTTCACAGAAAAGTTTGAAAGAATTTGAGATAATATAA